In one window of Rhodothermales bacterium DNA:
- a CDS encoding glycosyltransferase family 4 protein has protein sequence MHIVLLHQYHHNPDCPAMCRHYDFTARWARNHRVTIIGSDAWESRRITNDYPWVPDGVDLVSVRVSYDNQMSTSRRLVAFASYARKAYAAAMTLKDVDVIIGTSTPLSVAWAARRVARKLGVPFVFEVRDLWPDFPIEMGAISNPRAQKWLRGKEGQLYRSADHVVTLSPDMSAHVLGKGASERHVSTILQGSDVERAGLAREAEVSGRLRDEFDLGDERVLLYAGAFGRANDIPTLLAAARQMIDRTDVVFTFVGHGYYTDLIASEARRLPNVRLVSPVPRHAVFDWFATASLALVSFVDVPSVAASSPSKLFDALATGCPVLVTNPGWTKELVEENGCGWYTPAADPDKMASALRNILDDQDLLERAGRNAVRVARERFDRNSLADTFENILLETVSRHSARLQPS, from the coding sequence ATGCACATCGTCCTGCTCCACCAGTACCACCACAACCCCGATTGCCCGGCAATGTGTCGTCACTACGACTTCACGGCGCGGTGGGCACGAAACCATCGGGTGACGATCATCGGGTCGGATGCGTGGGAATCCAGGCGCATCACTAACGACTATCCGTGGGTGCCGGATGGTGTTGACCTCGTGAGCGTTCGCGTTTCGTACGACAATCAGATGTCGACGAGCCGGCGTCTTGTCGCGTTCGCGTCTTATGCCCGAAAAGCATACGCTGCTGCGATGACACTCAAAGATGTCGATGTAATCATTGGAACGTCGACGCCGCTGTCGGTCGCCTGGGCGGCACGCCGCGTGGCCAGGAAACTCGGCGTCCCGTTCGTTTTTGAGGTTCGGGATCTGTGGCCGGACTTCCCTATCGAGATGGGCGCCATTAGCAATCCGCGGGCTCAGAAATGGCTCAGAGGAAAAGAAGGCCAACTCTACCGTTCGGCCGACCACGTCGTCACCCTGTCTCCGGACATGTCGGCGCATGTCCTTGGCAAAGGAGCATCAGAGCGTCACGTTTCGACAATCCTCCAGGGCTCGGACGTTGAGCGGGCCGGGCTTGCTCGAGAGGCCGAAGTTTCGGGTAGACTGCGCGACGAGTTTGACCTTGGCGACGAACGCGTCCTGCTGTATGCCGGTGCGTTCGGACGAGCGAACGACATCCCCACCTTGCTGGCGGCAGCGCGACAGATGATTGACCGCACCGACGTCGTGTTTACGTTCGTCGGGCACGGGTACTACACCGATTTAATTGCATCCGAAGCCCGGCGGTTGCCCAATGTCCGACTCGTCTCGCCGGTACCCCGCCATGCGGTATTTGACTGGTTTGCCACGGCAAGCCTCGCACTCGTGAGTTTCGTCGACGTGCCGTCAGTGGCTGCAAGTTCGCCCTCTAAACTCTTCGACGCCCTGGCGACCGGCTGTCCCGTCCTCGTGACCAATCCGGGCTGGACGAAGGAGCTTGTAGAGGAGAACGGATGCGGCTGGTATACACCGGCCGCGGATCCTGACAAGATGGCTTCGGCGCTCAGAAACATCCTTGACGACCAGGATCTACTCGAGCGCGCAGGCCGCAACGCCGTTCGCGTAGCCCGTGAACGTTTCGACAGAAACAGTCTCGCCGACACGTTTGAAAACATCCTGCTCGAGACCGTGAGCCGGCACTCGGCACGATTGCAGCCCTCGTGA